A genomic region of Scomber japonicus isolate fScoJap1 chromosome 5, fScoJap1.pri, whole genome shotgun sequence contains the following coding sequences:
- the LOC128359508 gene encoding aminopeptidase Ey, which produces MGKRCQVSKLCIVFLVLAAVSVATIVTLWTIALTGGDDGGDVTDPWDRYRLPTALLPDSYNITLWPRLSPDPNTNLYIFTGKSTVEFECITETDLILIHSNKLNYTVQENTHVAMLITSGGGSAPGIRSSWLQPETQYLVIQLNGKLSQGQKYQLYTEFTGELADDLAGFYRSEYQEDGVRKIVATSQMHPTHARKTFPCFDEPAMKAVFHITLIHPPGTVALSNGMEIDIVNTTIDAVAVTQTRFEQTKKMSSYLLAIVISDYSHLRATQGNTLIRIWARRKAIEQEQGNYALNVTGPILDFFQQYYNISYPLCKSDQIALPDFYFGAMENWGLVTYRETNLLYDPVTSSNRNKETTATIIAHELAHMWFGNLVTLRWWNEVWLNEGFASYVSYLGADYAEPTWNVKDLIVLDDVHRVFAVDALVSSHPLSSKEDSIILPDQIMEQFDAISYSKGAAVLRMLSDFLSEPVFVQGLNRYLNHFEYSNTVGNDLWASLQKEVKANNVSLPRPVHYIMNRWVLQMGFPVVTIDTTTGEVSQKHFLLDPESNVTVKSPYNYEWLIPVRWMKSDEVQEDVWWLMEKTAVNVDMMSGGLWVLANINVTGYYRVNYDLGNWERLLAQLNREHQVIPLINRVQLVDDAFNLARAQEVSTTLALRTTSYLSVETEYMPWQSALDNLNYYYLMLDRTEVYQPMQDYMKKLVTPLFQYFKNITSDWTSVPDRHTDQYNQVNAIRMACRTGVTECQNLTTSWFKQWMDNPQNNAIHPNLRSVVYCSAIAAGDVEEWQFGWFQFEGASLASEASKLMSALACTNNTQLLERYLSYALDPAKIRKQDAASVITSVASNRVGQSLAWNFVRKEWKYMFTQYGVGSINFGSMISGVTARFSTAAELQELKEFVEEHSATGFGSATLAVEQAVEKTSANINWLQQNKQEVLDWFNSQTGRQMG; this is translated from the exons ATGGGGAAACGCTGCCAAGTGAGCAAgctgtgcattgtgtttttggTCTTAGCCGCGGTCTCTGTGGCAACCATTGTCACGTTGTGGACTATTGCCCTGACAGGAGGAGACGATGGTGGTGACGTCACAGATCCTTGGGACAG GTACCGTCTCCCCACTGCTTTGCTCCCTGACTCCTACAACATCACTCTGTGGCCTCGTCTCAGCCCCGACCCAAACACCAACCTCTACATTTTCACAG GTAAATCCACTGTGGAGTTTGAGTGTATAACGGAAACTGATCTAATCCTGATCCACTCCAACAAACTCAACTACACAGTGCAGGAGAACACACACGTCGCTATGCTCATCACTTCAG GTGGTGGGTCTGCTCCAGGCATTAGGTCCTCCTGGTTGCAGCCTGAGACGCAGTACCTGGTTATCCAGCTGAATGGTAAATTAAGTCAAGGACAAAAGTATCAGCTGTACACTGAGTTCACTGGAGAACTGGCTGATGACTTAGCTGGCTTTTACAGGAGTGAATATCAAGAGGATGGAGTCAGAAA GATCGTTGCCACCTCTCAGATGCATCCGACACATGCCAGAAAAACCTTTCCTTGTTTCGATGAGCCAGCGATGAAAGCTGTTTTCCACATCACTCTCATCCACCCCCCCGGGACTGTAGCCCTGTCCAACGGCATGGAAATAG ATATCGTTAACACCACCATTGATGCAGTAGCAGTGACACAGACCAGGTTTGAGCAAACCAAGAAAATGTCCTCATATCTACTGGCCATCGTCATCTCTGACTACTCACACCTCCGCGCTACACAAGGAAACACCCTG ATCCGTATCTGGGCTCGCAGGAAGGCGATTGAGCAGGAACAGGGAAACTACGCCCTCAATGTGACTGGACCCATACTGGACTTTTTTCAGCAGTACTACAACATCTCCTACCCTCTGTGCAAGTCAG ATCAAATCGCTCTGCCAGACTTCTACTTTGGGGCGATGGAGAATTGGGGTTTGGTGACATATAGAGAAACCAACCTGCTCTATGACCCTGTGACTTCATccaacagaaacaaagagacCACCGCCACTATCATCGCTCATGAGCTGGCTCACATG TGGTTTGGTAACCTGGTGACTCTGAGATGGTGGAATGAGGTGTGGCTAAATGAAGGCTTTGCTTCATATGTGTCTTACCTGGGTGCAGACTATGCTGAGCCTACATGGAACGTG AAAGACTTGATTGTACTGGATGACGTACACAGAGTGTTTGCAGTCGATGCCTTGGTCTCCTCTCATCCTTTGTCTTCCAAAGAGGACAGTATCATTTTGCCAGACCAGATCATGGAGCAGTTTGATGCCATCTCATACAGCAAG GGTGCAGCAGTGTTGAGGATGTTGTCTGATTTCCTCTCAGAGCCAGTCTTTGTCCAGGGGCTCAAT AGATACCTCAATCACTTTGAATACAGTAACACAGTAGGGAATGACTTGTGGGCAAGTCTACAAAAG GAGGTGAAAGCCAATAATGTATCCCTTCCTCGCCCAGTTCATTACATCATGAACCGCTGGGTGCTTCAGATGGGCTTCCCTGTGGTTACCATTGATACCACCACAGGAGAGGTATCCCAGAAGCACTTTCTGCTGGACCCAGAGTCTAACGTCACAGTCAAATCACCTTACAA CTATGAGTGGCTGATTCCTGTTAGGTGGATGAAGTCTGATGAGGTCCAAGAAGATGTCTGGTGGCTAATGGAAAAGACAG ctgtaAACGTGGACATGATGAGTGGTGGTTTGTGGGTTCTGGCTAATATCAATGTGACTGGTTATTACCGAGTAAACTATGACCTGGGGAATTGGGAGAGACTCCTCGCTCAGCTTAATAGAGAGCACCAG GTAATACCACTGATAAACAGAGTCCAGCTTGTGGATGATGCTTTCAATCTGGCCAG GGCTCAGGAGGTGTCCACCACTCTTGCTCTGAGGACAACTTCCTATCTATCTGTGGAGACTGAGTACATGCCCTGGCAGTCTGCTCTGGACAACCTCAACTATTATTATCTCATGCTGGATCGAACTGAAGTCTATCAGCCTATGCAG GACTACATGAAGAAACTGGTGACACCCCTCTTTCAGTATTTTAAGAACATTACATCTGACTGGACCAGTGTTccagacagacacactgaccA GTATAACCAGGTGAATGCCATCCGTATGGCCTGCAGGACTGGAGTGACAGAGTGCCAAAACCTGACCACCTCATGGTTCAAACAATGGATGGACAACCCTCAAAATAATGC GATCCATCCCAACCTGCGCTCTGTAGTGTACTGCAGTGCCATTGCAGCAGGTGATGTGGAAGAATGGCAGTTTGGTTGGTTCCAGTTTGAAGGAGCTTCTTTAGCCAGTGAAGCCAGTAAACTCATGTCTGCACTGGCCTGTACCAACAACACACAACTGCtggaaag GTATCTCTCCTACGCCTTAGACCCAGCTAAGATCCGTAAACAGGACGCCGCCTCAGTCATCACATCTGTCGCCAGCAACAGAGTGGGGCAGAGTCTAGCTTGGAACTTTGTCAGGAAAGAGTGGAAATACATGTTCACACA ATATGGAGTGGGTTCCATCAACTTTGGTTCTATGATCAGTGGAGTCACAGCGAGGTTCTCTACAGCTGCTGAACTACAAGAG CTGAAGGAGTTTGTGGAAGAGCACAGTGCAACAGGTTTTGGTTCAGCTACTCTGGCAGTGGAGCAGGCAGTGGAGAAGACCAGCGCTAACATCAACTGGCTGCAGCAGAACAAACAGGAGGTGCTGGACTGGTTCAACAGCCAGACTGGACGTCAGATGGGTTAA